The window CAACTGCATTTAATTCGTCTTCAGTACTATCTGGTTTTTCATTGACACGCGCTTTCAGTTTTCCGAGGATAGTATCAAAAGCGGATGATACACTCTCAGTTATTAAATTGAGGATAAATTTATACTCTTCTACCTCGGATGTTAATTCCATGTAGTTATTACCTTTAAGGAAGTGCAGAAAGTCATATGAATATTCTTCTACAGTAGGAAAGGTTTTTACATCTAAAGATTGTCTGTAAACTTTTATTATGGTTTCCCAAGGAACACGAAGGAACTCTGCATTACCATAAATCATTATTCCTACAGGATGAAACTTGGAAAGAGTAAAAAGTTTATTAGCAGAATTATAAATTTTTGTGCCGCTACCTATAGTAACAGCGCTATCAGCAGCCATTGCAACACCAATTGTGTTCATAACACATATTTCTGCTGTCATTTTAATTTACACCTTCTTATCTACATAATATATTATTTCCTTAATGTTTTGAATATTCCTGCTTATTATTTTGTGAAAAATTGAATTTATTTCTCTAAATCGAAGGGATGAGTATTTTAACAATTTGTTCTAAACTCATTCACGATTAAAAATATTATAATCCACCTTTCTATCGTTAGAAGATGTATTTGACAGAAACAGATTTATTCCTTGTGTTTTTTCTGTGAATTAAAAAAACCTCTCTCAATGGAGGGGCTAAAATGGCAAGTCATCAACTACTATCGGCATAAGCTGTTTAACAATTTCTGTTATGTCATTTTCCTCGTTCCATGTAACCTTTTCAATTATGGTTTTCCGGAACCCGGTATCCATTTTTATTTGCTGGATCCACTCATAGGCTACGATCGGAGTATCCTCTTCTGATCTTACCTGAATTTTTCCACCTTGCATGGAGCGGGTTCCTTCTATATTTAAATGAACTGATAGGTTAACTCTCATAAAACACACCCCTTATACTAATATTATACAAACAAATGTTCTTAAATGACCATAAAAAAAACATACATTCGCGTATAATTCTAATAAAGGAGACACGACGATGAGGGGTATGCAGCTTTGAATTGTAGAATCTATTTGGATTTTATAAATAGTCAGTTTCAATAATTAATTTAATAAAAAAATAACTGATGTTAATCGATTAGAGTATAGTAGGGTATGTATCTGGAAAGAATGTTATTTAATAATTTTAATCATTTTTTTAAAATGTTAAACATAGGATTTACAAAGACTAATTTAGATTATTGGAAAATTTATCAAACTTTATTCTTGTCAACTTAAATTTACTGTAGTATATTTTTATATAAGATAAAAAAGATTTTGCCTATTGATTTTTTTTGCTTTAGGTTAAAATTCAATTTTACCTTTTGGAGGAATAGTTATGAGTATAAGAATGTGGTATGGTTTAAAAGAACAATTTAATCATAGTAATGAAATAAATAAGTGTTTAAATAATCTTTTAAGTCTATACAAGGATGCGCTTCATAACTATTTTCAGGTAAGCTACTCCAAAGATTTTTTTGATTTTTTTACTCGAGTAAAGGAACAGAAATTAAAAAATCATGATAAATTGTTTGTAGAATGGCTTGAAAAAAATGGCATTGAATCTTTTAAAATTTTAAATAATAATATTAAAGATAACCCACAATTAATTTCTTCTCTTGAATATGAGGAATTTTTGTTAATATCAGAAATGAGTATGGAGTATCCTGAGGATTTACGGGACTGCCTTATTTCAATATCTAATAATATTGATGGGTATATTAAGCCTATTTTGGAGACGTCATCTGCACTTGAATCTATTTATAATTCTTTTACGGAACAGTTTTTTAATTCAGTACAAAGATCTTCTTTTAGACACGCAGAATGTTTTTCTTATATTCGGGAAACGATCAATGTATATGATAAAAGACCAATAACTCTAAGTAGAGCATTAAGCGATACAGTATTTGATTCTATAACTGATTATAGTAAAAAAGTAGAATATAACAAAAATTTCGGAGAGAAAACAGGTTCTGCTTATAAAAAAGCAGAACCTATTTTTGTAGAGGAGAAAATATGAATACATACGATTATTACAAATTAGCATTTAACAGCATTCAACTAGAGAAAGCACACTTAGAAAAAATGAAATGTATTAATAGAGGTTTAGATGGTATAGAAGATAATCAGCTTGAGATTAAATTAACAAGAAAAATTGATTTAATTGATGATTCCAGAGCTGCAATTAGATTAAAAGCAATCGTAGGATTTGAAGAAGAAGGTCCTTTCCTGTTTGATATTGTATATTACGGTGAATGTGTTCTGTGTGATAAAAGCCAGAAAGAAAAGTTTGAAGAGTATTCTTATGATCAAATTGTACCTTTATTGTTACCCTATGTAAGGGAATGTGTTTCAAGTACTCTAGCACGAATGGAGTTGCCTATTTTCACCATTCCTATAATAGATGTAATTGGGTCAATAGAAGAAAACAAAGACAATAATAGTCTTAACAAGGAATAAGTCATATGAAGCATACAAAGAAAGCCACATTTATGAGAAAAGATGATGAATTACCAGAATATATGTTGGAAGCGGTAAAGAAAGTTTCGGACCATTTTAAAATCAAAAGAGATAAGAATTATTTATATGCATTCTGTGGAATGTTTAAAAAATCTAAACATTGGAATCCTGAAAGAATTAGGGAAGATGTAGAAGCTTGGAAAGCTAGTTTTACTAAAAGTTTTCCACAAAGAAATAACATAGCAGAAATAATTAAAGAAGCATTTAGTAATTGCTCTTCTAAGGACGATATTAACGATTTAAGAGGGTATTTATTAGAAGCTTTATTAATTGGCTTAAAAGGAGGATTTAATGGCATAGACAAACCTGGAAGAAATTCTAGGGGATGGGGTGCTAAAGTTTATTTAGAGTATGATGGTAAATCAAAAGGGGTTTATTATGAGTGCAGTGAGCATAAATTTGTAGGATGTTCTAATAGGTCCACAGTAGATTATGGAGAATGGGTTGGACGACATGGACAATTTTATGAATGTAAAGTGTCCCCTAAAAGAATCACCTGCAAGGAAATACAATATATGAAGCACCTAAAAAGTGAATTAGAAGATAAAGAATTTAGTCATGAATTATCTTTTTTATGTGCTGAATCTAATCTTAATGTAAGGTTAAAATTAGAAGAATATAATCTTCGACCAGTTTTTAAGCCATGTGGTTTAGAAGAGATATACTCAATGTTATCCTAAAAAAGCTCACCAACTGGTGAGCTTTTTTACTTCCATAAACTATCATAATCCATGTAATAATACATTTTAGGGCTTGCTGTACCTTAATAAATGTTGAAAAGTTAGGCTAATAATCTTTGTTACTACACATATTTGAAATTGTTGTTCGTCCTACGGAAGATTTTATAGCAAGCTCATTTTTTCATAATATCCTCTCTATCCATCCGTTTTCCAAATTTCGTTCGAGTTACTAAACCAAACAAAATATTCACCACAATGATTTTTTTGTCACTTTTATCCCAATTTTCTGATTTAAAACCTATGGAACTTTCAGAATAGTGGACAAGCAGTAACCCATATTCTTTATCAAGGCGTCAATAGGCCTCATAAAGGATGGTGTGTAAATGTATAGACCAACAGTTAGATATGACGACGCATTCCGGACCTATGTAGACGATATATTTCGTGCAACTCACCTGGACCGTTATCAAATTATCAGAGCTGCTCTTTTCTCGGCTGCTCATTCGAAAGAATTTCATGAACTATTAAAGCCATATCGAAAAGGTGACGTCCCCACACCCTCCCCTTTATGGGCGTTGAATCAGGTCAGTTACTGGATGGAGCAATGCCCTAAAGTAAAAGTTGGAGGTAAGGAGGTCTATGCTAACACAACAGAATCAACGGAAGGTAAAACTGATAATGGAGTTGTTGAAAGTGGACGAGGAAGTGAAGAACAATCAAATAGACGTCTCGAACCGATCACGAGACAAGAAGGGGCGATACCAATCAGAACAGAAGGAGGAGGAATCAAAATACGAATCGGCTAGAGAGATTATATTAGTCAAAGTTAAGGGGAGTTATGGAACATACTTAGTGAAAGACCGGTTAATCGATGAACATGTAATTGGAGCATTTGTACTTTTAGGAATCATTGCTGTAGCCTCGATAATCCTTTAATCACATAAAATCACATAAAAATCACTAATACTTCGGTTGATGGCGAAATTGCATAAAACTAAAAATTTTATATTATGGAAGAAACATGTTAAAAAAGCCATTTTGATAAGTAATGAAATGTCTTGAAAGACGGTCAAAAGATGGGCGGCATGATGTAGTTTAAACAAAAAAACCTTGGTTTAACAAGGTTTTGAGTGATGAAACTTCATTTTTAATACCGGATTGATGCCGATAATTAAAAATTAGCTATTTCCAGAGAGGTTTCTCATCAGTTCTCCGAACTTTTGAGAGGCCTCTTTTTTGCGACTTTTGAATGATAAACTTGAGTCGTCGTTTCGTCATAGGTATGACCAAGAGGGTCCATGATCTGTAATAGTTCGACTCTTGCCTTACAAGTTAGTAAAAATGGCATAAAAAAAGAGCATCCGGATCAAATGCTCTTTTTTTGGTTACCAAAATGTTACACAGGTTTCAATAAACTTTCTACCAAATGCTGTTAGTGTTAATGCTCCACGAATAATTTCAAATCGCTTATCAACCTTTGTTGATTGTTTTCTCCATGCATCTATTATTGGATGATTTTCAATAGGGATATACGCACTTGGAACTGTACAGTAAACACTATATGAAAGATTGATTATCCCTAATCTTTCAAGATTTTCTAAATAACTCTGCCCTAAGTCAGGATAGGAGCAATTTGCAGCATAAGGCAAATTCGAAAAACTAACCAGAGGTTCTGCAAAGCCGTTTTCTGCACTATTCTTATCGTACAAACGAATTTTAATTATAGGCATTGAATTTGATTTGTCCAACAAATTAATAATCTTAGCCTCATCCGAATTTATTTGTCTAATGATTTCAACAAAAGAAGGATGTGCTTTAGGAGCTGTTGTTCTATCCATAGCTGAGGCAAGTAAACTAGAAAACATTTCACATAACTCATTATTATGGCCTGTATACCTTAATGCCTCGATAACTGGAACTGCAATAGATGGTTCCGGAGTAACAATATTTTCTTCAGGAACGTTTTTTAATTTCTCTTCAAGTCTTGGCATAAATCTATCTTTAACTTTTTCATAGCTCCATACCAAAGCCGATAATGGTGCAAGAGCTATATTTATTGTTTTGGCAACAGTTAGAAGCCCACTTGATAATTCTTTTGCAGCTGGTTGAAGCATATCATCATATACAGGGACAGCCTCAACTATTCCTTGTACAGCTTCAACAGTTTCTTTGACATTACTCATTTTGTCACCTCCAGTCGCTAGTAAGATAATTAAATTTTACTAGAATATTACAATTATGAATAGGTGGGTTATTTGTGGAGAA of the Bacillus sp. 1NLA3E genome contains:
- a CDS encoding protein-export chaperone SecB, with the translated sequence MNTYDYYKLAFNSIQLEKAHLEKMKCINRGLDGIEDNQLEIKLTRKIDLIDDSRAAIRLKAIVGFEEEGPFLFDIVYYGECVLCDKSQKEKFEEYSYDQIVPLLLPYVRECVSSTLARMELPIFTIPIIDVIGSIEENKDNNSLNKE
- a CDS encoding DUF4393 domain-containing protein — encoded protein: MSNVKETVEAVQGIVEAVPVYDDMLQPAAKELSSGLLTVAKTINIALAPLSALVWSYEKVKDRFMPRLEEKLKNVPEENIVTPEPSIAVPVIEALRYTGHNNELCEMFSSLLASAMDRTTAPKAHPSFVEIIRQINSDEAKIINLLDKSNSMPIIKIRLYDKNSAENGFAEPLVSFSNLPYAANCSYPDLGQSYLENLERLGIINLSYSVYCTVPSAYIPIENHPIIDAWRKQSTKVDKRFEIIRGALTLTAFGRKFIETCVTFW